From Planococcus halocryophilus, the proteins below share one genomic window:
- a CDS encoding GNAT family N-acetyltransferase yields MTTIIRTCTEKDVIELQDISISTFNDTFKDQNSPDHLHAYLEKAYNLNKLKKELAHPSSQFFFIYFKDQLAGYLKVNTGNAQTEAMGEDSLEVERIYIKKLYQKLGLGKKLITKAMEVAQEFGKKKIWLGVWEENENAIRFYAKKGFVQNGSHSFFVGDDEQTDLIMVKFF; encoded by the coding sequence ATGACAACCATAATTAGAACGTGTACTGAAAAAGATGTAATTGAATTACAGGATATTAGCATTTCTACGTTTAACGATACTTTTAAAGATCAAAATTCGCCCGACCATTTACATGCCTATTTAGAAAAAGCCTATAATTTGAATAAGCTAAAAAAAGAGTTAGCCCACCCTTCTTCTCAGTTTTTCTTTATTTACTTTAAGGATCAACTCGCAGGTTATCTCAAAGTAAATACAGGTAATGCCCAAACAGAAGCGATGGGAGAAGATTCACTCGAAGTTGAACGAATTTACATTAAAAAGCTTTATCAAAAATTGGGACTTGGAAAAAAACTGATAACTAAAGCGATGGAAGTTGCGCAAGAGTTTGGGAAAAAGAAGATTTGGCTAGGTGTTTGGGAAGAAAACGAAAATGCGATCAGATTTTATGCGAAGAAAGGGTTTGTCCAAAATGGCTCTCACTCCTTTTTTGTGGGTGATGATGAACAAACCGATTTGATTATGGTAAAATTTTTTTAG
- a CDS encoding MarR family winged helix-turn-helix transcriptional regulator, producing the protein MNDILREIGMIARALDSISNIEFKELDLTKGQYLYVVRICENPGMIQEQLLDMIKVDRSTATRALQKLEKNGFIEKKDDPSNKKNKQLYPTEKGKAVYPIIKSENLHSDRVAFQGFSKAEEQAAHDLLQRIRKNIEKDWELVKKGNKRNY; encoded by the coding sequence ATGAATGATATTTTGCGCGAAATTGGCATGATTGCGAGAGCTTTAGATTCAATAAGCAATATCGAATTTAAAGAACTGGATTTAACAAAAGGACAGTATTTATACGTGGTTCGTATTTGTGAAAATCCAGGAATGATTCAAGAACAATTGTTGGACATGATTAAAGTCGACCGATCAACCGCTACACGTGCACTCCAAAAGCTTGAGAAAAATGGTTTTATCGAGAAAAAAGATGACCCATCGAATAAAAAGAACAAGCAACTATACCCAACCGAAAAAGGGAAAGCCGTGTACCCCATTATCAAAAGTGAGAATCTCCATTCCGACCGAGTAGCTTTTCAAGGATTTTCAAAAGCAGAAGAGCAAGCTGCGCATGATTTACTTCAACGAATTCGAAAAAATATCGAAAAAGATTGGGAGCTTGTGAAAAAAGGAAATAAACGAAATTATTAG